A window from Streptomyces subrutilus encodes these proteins:
- a CDS encoding sensor histidine kinase: protein MSERPHPTDRLTVQKFHSWYTAAWVLLGLIPSVIGVENDSGAPKWGALALLAVLASCYTAVRRFPDNPVLRPQAYLALLALGLGAMGGLPGGGAALFIVSLPQFWLFATAARSAIVLSGAAAAATVVGSTLRSGESLTGNVVFVFIGYAASVLTGLLIHRLVADGDARAGLLGAELESAQARLAEAHRQQGAADERERIAREIHDTLAQGFASIIVLAEAARSTVTSDPERTAQQLVSIEQTARENFAEARVLVGSAPESGLAPGSVAVTLRRTLDRFTQDTGLTVEAELPPDVACDQQTRIALLRCTQESLANVRKHARATTVGVVLTQYPHAIELEITDDGNGFVVEDSRGFGLDGMRKRLAELDGDLTVTSSLGDGTRILATIHTNGQP, encoded by the coding sequence ATGAGCGAACGGCCGCACCCCACCGACCGGTTGACCGTCCAGAAGTTCCACAGCTGGTACACCGCGGCCTGGGTGCTCCTCGGCCTGATCCCCTCGGTCATCGGGGTGGAGAACGACTCGGGAGCACCCAAGTGGGGGGCCCTGGCCCTGCTGGCGGTCCTCGCCTCCTGTTACACGGCCGTCCGCCGGTTCCCGGACAACCCCGTCCTGCGGCCCCAGGCGTACCTGGCCCTGCTGGCCCTCGGCCTGGGGGCCATGGGCGGGCTCCCGGGCGGCGGGGCGGCCCTGTTCATCGTCTCCCTCCCGCAGTTCTGGCTCTTCGCCACCGCCGCCCGCTCGGCGATCGTCCTCAGCGGCGCGGCCGCCGCGGCCACCGTCGTCGGCAGCACCCTGCGCAGCGGCGAATCCCTGACCGGCAACGTGGTCTTCGTCTTCATCGGGTACGCCGCCTCGGTCCTGACCGGTCTGCTGATCCACCGCCTCGTGGCCGACGGGGACGCCCGCGCCGGACTGCTGGGCGCCGAACTGGAGAGCGCGCAGGCCCGGCTGGCCGAGGCGCACCGGCAGCAGGGCGCGGCCGACGAGCGGGAGCGCATCGCCCGGGAGATCCACGACACCCTCGCCCAGGGCTTCGCCTCCATCATCGTGCTGGCGGAAGCGGCCCGCTCCACCGTCACCTCGGACCCGGAGCGCACCGCCCAGCAACTGGTCTCCATCGAGCAGACCGCCCGGGAGAACTTCGCCGAGGCCCGCGTGCTCGTCGGCTCCGCACCGGAGAGCGGACTGGCCCCCGGCTCGGTGGCGGTCACCCTGCGCCGGACCCTGGACCGGTTCACCCAGGACACCGGCCTGACCGTCGAGGCGGAACTGCCGCCGGACGTGGCGTGCGACCAGCAGACCCGCATCGCCCTGCTGCGCTGCACCCAGGAGTCGCTGGCCAACGTCCGCAAGCACGCCCGCGCCACCACGGTCGGGGTCGTCCTCACCCAGTACCCGCACGCCATCGAGCTGGAGATCACCGACGACGGAAACGGCTTCGTCGTCGAGGACTCCCGCGGCTTCGGCCTCGACGGCATGCGCAAGCGCCTCGCCGAACTGGACGGCGACCTCACCGTGACCAGCTCGCTCGGGGACGGCACCCGCATCCTCGCCACGATCCACACGAACGGACAGCCCTGA
- a CDS encoding response regulator yields MKTTPDTDPAAGNGERIRVIVVDDHTVMRAGVVALLAPEPTLTIVGEADNGREAVALVEALRPDVALIDLRMPVMDGVAATAAVVAGPAATRVLILTTYDTDVEIERAVEAGAIGYLLKDTTREQLVSAIHSAARGETVLAPRVAERLVARMRQPAPVALTARELDVLSAVADGLSNSDIGRRLVIAEATVKTHLLRVFAKLDVSDRTHAVVTAMERGLLVRRERD; encoded by the coding sequence ATGAAGACGACGCCCGACACCGACCCGGCCGCCGGGAACGGCGAACGCATCCGGGTCATCGTGGTGGACGACCACACGGTCATGCGGGCCGGGGTCGTCGCCCTCCTCGCCCCCGAGCCCACCCTCACCATCGTGGGCGAGGCCGACAACGGCCGGGAGGCCGTCGCCCTCGTCGAGGCCCTGCGGCCCGACGTGGCCCTGATCGACCTGCGGATGCCCGTGATGGACGGGGTCGCGGCCACCGCCGCCGTCGTGGCCGGACCGGCCGCGACCCGCGTGCTCATCCTCACCACCTACGACACGGACGTGGAGATCGAGCGGGCCGTCGAAGCCGGTGCGATCGGCTACCTGCTGAAGGACACCACCCGCGAACAGCTCGTGAGCGCCATCCACTCGGCGGCCCGCGGCGAGACCGTCCTGGCCCCGCGGGTGGCCGAGCGGCTGGTGGCCCGGATGCGGCAGCCGGCCCCGGTGGCCCTGACCGCCCGCGAACTGGACGTCCTGAGCGCGGTGGCGGACGGCCTGTCCAACTCCGACATCGGCCGGCGCCTGGTCATCGCCGAGGCCACGGTCAAGACCCACCTGCTGCGGGTCTTCGCCAAGCTGGACGTCAGCGACCGCACCCACGCCGTCGTCACCGCCATGGAACGGGGCCTCCTGGTCCGCCGCGAACGCGACTGA
- a CDS encoding FhaA domain-containing protein encodes MGVLKRFEQRLEGLVNGTFAKVFKSEVQPVEIAGALQRECDNNATIWNRERTVVPNDFIVELSAGDYDRLSPYSGQLGDELAGLVRDYAKQQRYSFMGPIKVHLEKADDLDTGLYRVRSRTLASSTSQAPQAGGQPDREQAQGGYGYPPAAAPPMPAGPPPGGAGRRPAPGGPAPAASAGGSRRHWIEINGTRHQISHATLVLGRSTEADVRIDDPGVSRRHCEIRTGTPSTIQDLGSTNGIVVDGQHTTRATLRDGSRIVVGSTTIIYRQAEG; translated from the coding sequence ATGGGAGTTCTGAAGCGGTTCGAGCAGCGACTCGAAGGTCTGGTGAACGGCACCTTCGCCAAAGTCTTCAAGTCCGAGGTCCAGCCGGTCGAGATCGCCGGCGCCCTCCAGCGCGAGTGCGACAACAACGCCACCATCTGGAACCGCGAGCGGACCGTCGTCCCGAACGACTTCATCGTGGAGCTCAGCGCCGGCGACTACGACCGCCTGAGCCCCTACTCCGGGCAGCTCGGCGACGAGCTCGCGGGCCTCGTCCGCGACTACGCCAAGCAGCAGCGCTACAGCTTCATGGGCCCGATCAAGGTCCACCTGGAGAAGGCCGACGACCTGGACACCGGTCTCTACCGGGTCCGCAGCCGTACGCTCGCCTCCAGCACCTCGCAGGCCCCCCAGGCCGGCGGCCAGCCGGACCGGGAGCAGGCGCAGGGCGGATACGGGTACCCCCCGGCCGCCGCCCCGCCCATGCCCGCCGGGCCGCCCCCCGGCGGCGCCGGACGACGGCCCGCTCCCGGCGGACCGGCACCCGCGGCCTCCGCGGGCGGCTCCCGGCGCCACTGGATCGAGATCAACGGCACCCGCCACCAGATCTCGCACGCCACGCTCGTACTCGGCCGAAGCACGGAAGCCGACGTGCGGATCGACGACCCCGGCGTCTCGCGCCGGCACTGTGAGATCCGGACCGGAACGCCCTCGACGATCCAGGATCTAGGGTCCACCAACGGCATCGTGGTGGACGGGCAGCACACCACCCGCGCTACGCTCCGCGACGGCTCGCGGATCGTCGTGGGCAGCACCACCATCATTTACCGGCAAGCCGAAGGGTGA
- a CDS encoding PP2C family protein-serine/threonine phosphatase, which produces MSLSLRFAAGSHKGMIREGNEDSGYAGPRLLAIADGMGGQAAGEVASSEVISTLVQLDDDVPGSDIITSLAGAVQRANDQLRAMVEEDPQLEGMGTTLTALLWTGQRLGLVHVGDSRAYLLRDGVLTQITQDHTWVQRLVDEGRITEEEATTHPQRSLLMRALGSGDIVEPDLSIREVRAGDRYLICSDGLSGVVSHQTLEETLADYHGPRETVQSLIQLALRGGGPDNITCIVADVLDTDSGDTLAAQVSNTPVVVGAVAENQHQLFDGGNAMQTPAGRASGLGRQTPPPGAFGPPGSGEAPGYAEHGQGGGYGSFGDADGYDSEYEDTYDHPRRRRGKGRKWATRTLTLLIVAGVIGGGLYAGWRWTQTQYYIGVKGEHVALFKGISQKLGPVGLSQVETDRPDIELKYLPPFKLKQVQATISESGLDGAREKIDDLGLQASACKKDEERRNAEAQNNQTPGPTLTPAEQALVGLCGKQ; this is translated from the coding sequence ATGAGTCTGTCCCTGCGGTTCGCCGCCGGATCGCACAAGGGCATGATCCGGGAGGGGAACGAGGACTCCGGCTACGCCGGACCGCGCCTGCTCGCGATCGCCGACGGCATGGGAGGCCAGGCCGCGGGCGAGGTCGCCAGTTCCGAGGTGATCTCCACCCTCGTCCAGCTCGACGACGACGTCCCGGGCTCCGACATCATCACCTCCCTGGCCGGCGCCGTGCAGCGGGCCAACGACCAGCTGCGCGCCATGGTCGAGGAGGACCCGCAGCTGGAGGGCATGGGCACCACCCTGACCGCCCTGCTGTGGACCGGGCAGCGGCTCGGGCTCGTGCACGTCGGCGACTCGCGCGCCTACCTGCTCCGCGACGGCGTCCTCACGCAGATCACCCAGGACCACACCTGGGTGCAGCGCCTCGTCGACGAGGGGCGCATCACCGAAGAGGAAGCCACCACCCACCCGCAGCGCTCCCTGCTGATGCGGGCGCTCGGCAGCGGCGACATCGTCGAACCCGACCTCTCCATCCGCGAGGTCCGGGCCGGCGACCGCTACCTGATCTGTTCCGACGGCCTCTCCGGCGTGGTCTCCCACCAGACCCTGGAAGAGACCCTCGCCGACTACCACGGCCCCCGCGAGACCGTGCAGTCCCTGATCCAGCTGGCGCTGCGCGGCGGCGGACCGGACAACATCACCTGCATCGTCGCGGACGTCCTCGACACCGACAGCGGCGACACCCTCGCCGCCCAGGTCAGCAACACCCCCGTCGTCGTCGGCGCGGTCGCCGAGAACCAGCACCAGCTCTTCGACGGCGGCAACGCCATGCAGACCCCCGCCGGCCGCGCCTCCGGCCTCGGCCGCCAGACCCCGCCCCCCGGCGCCTTCGGGCCCCCCGGCAGCGGCGAGGCCCCCGGCTACGCGGAACACGGCCAGGGCGGCGGCTACGGCAGCTTCGGCGACGCCGACGGCTACGACTCCGAGTACGAGGACACCTACGACCACCCGCGCAGGCGCCGCGGCAAAGGGCGCAAGTGGGCCACCCGTACCCTGACCCTGCTCATCGTGGCGGGCGTCATCGGCGGCGGTCTGTACGCCGGCTGGCGCTGGACCCAGACCCAGTACTACATCGGGGTCAAGGGCGAGCACGTCGCGCTGTTCAAGGGCATCAGCCAGAAGCTGGGCCCGGTCGGGCTCTCCCAGGTGGAGACCGACCGCCCCGACATCGAACTGAAGTACCTCCCGCCCTTCAAACTGAAGCAGGTCCAGGCCACCATCAGCGAGAGCGGTCTGGACGGCGCGCGCGAGAAGATCGACGATCTCGGTCTCCAGGCGTCCGCCTGCAAGAAGGACGAAGAGCGCCGCAACGCCGAGGCGCAGAACAACCAGACACCCGGCCCCACCCTGACTCCCGCGGAGCAGGCGCTGGTCGGCCTGTGCGGAAAGCAGTAG
- a CDS encoding FHA domain-containing protein FhaB/FipA has product MSELTLTVMRLGFLAVLWLFVIVAVQVIRSDLFGTRVTQRGSRRGGATGAPQQQAGRQAAPPQQRQRRGAPTKLVVSEGTLTGTTVALAGQTITLGRAHDSTIVLDDDYASSRHARIYPDRDGQWIVEDLGSTNGTYLDRTRLTTPTPIPPGAPIRIGKTVIELRK; this is encoded by the coding sequence ATGTCAGAGCTGACCCTGACGGTCATGCGGTTGGGTTTCCTAGCCGTTCTGTGGCTGTTCGTCATCGTGGCCGTCCAGGTCATCCGCAGCGATCTCTTCGGTACGAGGGTGACCCAGCGCGGCTCGCGCCGCGGCGGTGCCACCGGCGCCCCGCAGCAGCAGGCCGGCCGCCAGGCCGCCCCGCCGCAGCAGCGCCAGCGCCGTGGTGCGCCGACCAAGCTCGTCGTCTCCGAGGGCACCCTCACGGGCACCACGGTGGCCCTCGCGGGCCAGACGATCACGCTGGGCCGCGCCCACGACTCCACGATCGTGCTGGACGACGACTACGCGTCCAGCCGCCATGCCAGGATCTACCCCGACCGTGACGGCCAGTGGATCGTCGAGGATCTCGGGTCCACCAACGGCACGTATCTCGACCGGACCCGGCTGACCACCCCGACGCCCATTCCGCCGGGCGCCCCGATCCGCATCGGCAAGACCGTCATCGAGCTGCGGAAGTAG